From one Staphylococcus kloosii genomic stretch:
- the ligA gene encoding NAD-dependent DNA ligase LigA produces the protein MTENIQARVDELHKLLNQYSYEYYVKDNPSVPDSEYDRLLHELIEIESQHPEYKTEDSPTVRVGGEAQSTFEKVNHDTPMLSLGNAFNEEDLRKFDQRIREQIGEVTYMCELKIDGLAVSLKYENGRFVQGLTRGDGTTGEDITENLKTIHAIPLKINKPLTFEVRGEAYMPRSSFFKLNEAKEQNDEQPFANPRNAAAGSLRQLDARLAAKRKLSVFLYSVNDFTDFAAESQNDALKELDELGFKTNQERRKVNNIDEVLDYIEYWTAQRESLPYDIDGIVIKVDDLAQQEEMGYTQKSPRWAIAYKFPAEEVVTQLLDIELSIGRTGVVTPTAILEPVRVAGTTVSRASLHNEDLIHEKDIRIGDSVVIKKAGDIIPEVINSIIDRRPDDAVTYHMPTHCPSCDHELVRIEGEVALRCINPKCQAQLIEGLIHFVSRQAMNIDGLGTKIIHQLYDNNKIKDVADIYYLTKDDLLPLERMGEKKVDNLLSAIEQSKENSLEHLLFGLGIRHLGVKASQVVAEKYGSIERLFEVKEEEFVSIHDFGHKLAQSIVTYLENDDIRSLIDKLQQKHVNMEYKGVRTSDIEGHPEFKDKTIVLTGKLQQMTRNEAAEWLELQGAKVTNSVTKRTDLVIAGADAGSKLTKAEKFGTTVWSEEDFINKQNEISN, from the coding sequence ATGACTGAAAATATTCAAGCGCGCGTCGATGAATTGCACAAACTATTAAATCAATATAGTTACGAATATTATGTTAAAGACAATCCATCTGTGCCTGACAGTGAGTATGATAGATTACTACATGAATTAATAGAAATAGAGTCACAACATCCTGAATATAAAACAGAAGATTCCCCAACTGTACGTGTAGGTGGAGAAGCTCAATCTACATTTGAAAAAGTAAATCACGATACGCCGATGTTAAGCTTAGGTAACGCTTTTAATGAAGAAGATTTACGTAAATTTGACCAACGTATTCGAGAGCAAATTGGTGAAGTCACATATATGTGTGAATTGAAAATCGATGGCTTAGCAGTATCATTAAAATATGAAAATGGTAGATTTGTTCAAGGGCTTACGCGTGGAGATGGGACAACGGGAGAAGACATAACCGAAAACCTAAAAACGATCCATGCAATTCCTTTAAAAATTAATAAACCATTAACCTTTGAAGTACGTGGTGAGGCATATATGCCACGTTCTTCCTTCTTTAAATTAAATGAAGCAAAAGAACAAAATGATGAACAACCATTCGCGAATCCAAGAAACGCTGCTGCAGGTTCGTTAAGACAATTGGACGCACGATTAGCAGCAAAACGTAAATTAAGTGTATTTTTATATAGTGTTAATGACTTTACTGATTTTGCTGCAGAGAGTCAAAACGATGCGCTGAAAGAATTAGATGAATTAGGATTTAAAACTAATCAAGAGCGTAGAAAAGTTAACAATATTGATGAAGTATTAGATTATATAGAATACTGGACAGCGCAACGTGAATCACTACCGTATGATATTGACGGTATCGTAATAAAAGTTGATGATTTAGCACAACAAGAAGAAATGGGATATACACAAAAATCACCGCGATGGGCAATCGCCTATAAATTCCCTGCAGAAGAAGTCGTAACTCAATTGCTAGATATTGAATTGAGTATCGGACGCACTGGTGTCGTTACACCGACGGCAATTTTAGAACCAGTTAGAGTGGCTGGTACAACAGTCTCTAGAGCATCATTACATAACGAAGATTTAATTCACGAAAAAGATATTCGTATCGGAGATAGTGTCGTTATTAAGAAAGCGGGAGACATTATTCCTGAAGTGATAAACAGCATTATTGATAGAAGACCAGATGATGCGGTTACTTATCATATGCCAACACATTGTCCAAGTTGTGACCATGAGTTAGTCAGAATAGAAGGCGAAGTAGCTTTAAGATGTATCAATCCAAAATGTCAGGCGCAATTGATAGAAGGATTAATACACTTTGTTTCCAGACAGGCTATGAATATCGACGGACTAGGAACTAAAATAATTCATCAACTTTATGATAATAATAAAATTAAAGACGTTGCCGATATTTATTATTTAACAAAAGACGACTTATTGCCATTAGAGAGAATGGGTGAGAAAAAAGTAGATAATTTATTGTCAGCTATTGAGCAATCTAAAGAGAATTCATTAGAACACTTACTGTTTGGACTAGGCATCAGACATTTAGGTGTGAAAGCAAGCCAAGTCGTAGCAGAAAAATACGGTTCTATTGAGCGTCTATTTGAAGTTAAAGAGGAAGAATTTGTGAGTATCCATGATTTTGGACATAAACTTGCACAATCTATCGTTACCTATTTAGAAAATGACGATATTCGCTCACTTATTGATAAATTGCAACAAAAGCATGTTAATATGGAATATAAGGGAGTAAGAACTTCTGATATAGAAGGTCACCCAGAATTTAAAGATAAGACGATTGTACTAACTGGTAAATTACAACAGATGACAAGAAATGAAGCAGCTGAGTGGTTAGAATTGCAAGGTGCTAAAGTGACTAACAGTGTGACTAAGCGTACTGATTTAGTCATCGCAGGTGCGGATGCGGGTTCTAAATTAACTAAAGCAGAAAAATTTGGCACGACAGTATGGTCTGAAGAAGATTTTATAAATAAACAAAATGAAATTTCTAATTAG